The DNA segment ACGCAGCGTTTTATTTTTCATACCCTGATGGTTCACACCAACGGTATGGCGGAAATGTTTGTGCCCGCACAAGAAGATAATCAAACCGGCAAACATGCCGATCCCGGCTAATGCAAAGCCGACGTGCCAGCCATACTGCTCGGCCGCAAGGCCGCAGGCAATGGGGGCAACGATTGAACCAATGTTACCAGCGGCATACAGCAAGGAGAAACCGCCGTCACGGCGTGGATCTTCAGGGGCATAAAGCTCGCCCAGCAGGCAGCTGATATTAGATTTGAACAGCCCGTAACCACACACGATGATGGCTAAGGCTAAATAGAGAGATGAAGGCGAAACCGCACTGACGCCGAGAACCACATGGCCTAACGTCATCAGGATAGCCCCGGCTATCACCGCCATTCGGTTGCCCAACAGTTTATCTGCAAGGATCCCACCGATAATTGGGGTGACGTAAACCAGTGAAGCGTAAGCACTATAGAGACTGAAAGCGTGGGTGTCGTTATACCCAAGCTGATGGGTGAGATAAAGGATCAGTAACGCACGCATGCCGTAAAAGCTGAAATATTCCCAGATTTGCAATGCTACGACATAGTAGATAGCGCGCGGTTGTGAGGGTGTTTTCATGTCATCTCCCATTTAAGGGGGTTGCATAATAAAAGGGGGCGTCCTTTAGCAGGACGCCCCCTCAGTCAGTCAATTACTTCTGGTCTTTGATAACTTTAACAGTGTAGCGACCGTCAGCCTGACGATATGCACCGTGGATATCAGTTTCAAAGCCTGGGTAATGTGCACCGATTTCGCACAGCATCTGCAAGAACTCCAGAACTGGGCGGCTTTCTTCGGTCAGCATTTCACCGGGCATTACCAAAGGAACTCCTGGAGGATATGGCAGGATCATGTTGGCATTCACTTTGCCGATCATCTCTTCCAGATAGACTTCTTCAGTCTGGCCACGCAGTTCTTTTTGGAACGCTGCATGTGGGTTCATTACCATGGTTGGCAACACTTCAAATGCACGGTACATCAGGTCCGGCAGGTTGTGGTGTTGGATCAGCGCATGGATGCCCTGTGCCAAGTCCTGAATACGCATGTTTTCATAGAACTCTGGATCTTCACGATACAGTGAAGGCAGCATGTTCTTAACGCGCAGGTTCAAGTCGTATGAACGTTTGAACTCGGTCAGCGCACGCAGCAGGCTCAGTGCTTTAGTTTTGTCGATACCGATGCTGAACAGGAACAGCAAGTTGTATGGACCTGTTTTCTCAACGATGATGCCGTGTTCGTCTAAGTATTTAGAAACGATAGACGCTGGGATACCGGTATCAGCCATTGAGCCATCTTTCTGCATCCCTGGAGTCAACAGAGTGACTTTGATTGGGTCCAGATACATGTGGTCGTTATCGATATCTTTAAAGCCATGCCAGCTGTCTTTGGAATCCAAAGGCCAGCATTTCGCTTCGTCGATACCTTCTGGCTGCCATACGTCGAAGAACCAGCCTTCAGACTCGGAGTTCAGACGTTTGATTTCTTTACGGAAACGAATCGCACGTTCGATAGAACCGTTGATCAGACGTTTACCGGCATTACCTTTCATCATTGCAGCAGCGGTTTCGGTAGAAGCCACGATGCCGTAGTGAGGAGAAGTAGAGGTGTGCATCATATAGGCTTCGTTGAAGGTTTCTTCGTTGATGTCACCTTTAACGTGAATCATTGAAGCCTGAGAGAATGCTGCCAGCAGTTTGTGAGTAGACTGAGTTTCATAAATAACTTTGCCTTCTACACGGCCACCGCTCATACCACACAGACCTTTGTAGATAGGGCTGAAGTTGGTGTAAGGAACCCATGCAGAGTCAAAGTGGATGGATTTAACGTCCAGCGCTTCTTTGATGTAATCAGTGTTGTACAGCAGACCGTCGTAGGTAGAGTTGGTCACTACGGCGTGAACTGGCCAGGTCGCATTTGGAGTCTGTGCAACGCGTTCAGCGATGGTGTCGTGCTGGAATTCACTCTTAGGAATACCACCCAAGATACCGTAAGCGTTACGGGTTGGACGGAAGTAAATAGGAGTGATGTCGCTCATCATCATCAGGTGAGTCAGAGACTTATGGCAGTTACGGTCAATCAGAACGGTGCTGCCAGCTGGTGCTGAGTACATACCAACGATTTTGTTCGCGGTAGAAGTACCGTTAGTCACCATGTAGCTGCGTTCTGCGTTGAAAGTACGCGCAATGTATTCTTCAGCTTCTTTGTGTGGACCTGAGTGGTCAAGCAGAGAACCCAGTTCACCCACAGAGATGGAGATATCAGATTTCATCGCGTTAGCGCCGAAGAAATCATAGAAGATGCTGCCCACTGGGGATTTCTGGAACGCAGTACCGCCCATGTGACCCGGAGTACAGAAGGTGTATTTACCTTCTTTAACGTAGTTGAACAGTGCTTTGGTCAACGGAGGCAGAATTTCGTCGATGTATGCGTCGGTGCTCTGACGGATTTTCTGTGCGATATCCTGAGCTGCGCCCAGTGCGTATTCGAAGAACTCAACGTTCAAACGCAGATCGTTCAGGCTAACATCCAGAGTAGAGTGGGTGTTGGCGAACGCATAGACAGGCAGATGTTCGTTCATCGCGCTGATTTCTTCGCACAGGTCGAGATTGTAAGTATCCCAGTCGAAGATAACGCCGCACAGACGTGCGTTGTTGTCGATGAGTTTCAGCAGGTCTTCACGGTCGTTTGGATAAACAATCTGAAAATCGAGTGCTTCCAGTGCCTTGTGCAGTTCACGGATAGGCTCTTCTTTGAAGTAGACGCCCATGTGATTCAAGATGGCAATAATATTCATACTCTAATTCTCCAGGCAAAAAGCTGGCCCCTCTCTACTTTTCAGTAGAAGTACTTCAAACAGAGAGAGGCTGGATAAATTAATTGTCTTGCTGTGTGTAATCGCGAGGATTACTCAATTCGTTGTGTACGTGGCGTTAGCCAAGTCACTTATGCGTTGCTGTCTGCGCTAGCTTGTGGTTTGCGAGAGTTCATTTTACGTGCATAGAACATCAGGATAACCAGGCTCACGATGAAGGTACCGGACAGTTCGAATGAACCCGCACCCATCAGAGCGATAAAGCAGAAGCAACAACCCAGAACCGATGCAACCAGGCTCAGCAGGTTTTTCACGTTGGCGCCTTCGAAACGAATCAGGTCAACGCAAGAGTAGAAGTAAGGCAGCATAGTCAGCAGAACCGCGATACCAGTCAGTTCACCGAACAGGTCAGATGCTTTACCGCCGCTAGCGCTCATTACAGTAATCAGAACCATCAGTACGGTCATTTTCACTGCGGCTAACAACAGGCCTTTCTTAGGAATGCCGTTTTTGTCCAGCTCGCCGTACACTTTAGGGAAGTTACCGTCTTTAGCAGCACGCACACCGGCTTGACCCACCAGCATCATCCAAGAACCTAAAGAGGTTAAACATGCGAATGCGGTGAAAGCAGACACTACTGGAGCAGCCCAGCCGCCAACCATAGTTGAAGCACTCATTGCGAACGGTGCACCAGAAGCCGCCATTTGGCTCGCTGGGTAGATACCTGCGATAACCTGAGTTGCTGCGATATAAACGATACCTGCCAGAGCAGTACCCAGCATGGTCGCCAGTGGAACGGTACGAGATGGGTTTTTCACCATACCAGTACTTACCGCTGCGGATTCAACACCCACGAACGCCCACAGGCACAGCAGGATACTTTTGATAACCGCGTGGCTATCAGTACCGCCAGAAGTGTTCCAGTTAGCGTGATAAGTAGCAGGGTCAAACCAAGCCCAACCTGCGATAGCAGTACCGATAACTGGGATTAACACCAGCACCAGACCGATAGTGGTTAAGCGGCTTACCCAAGTACCACCCAGCATATTCACGAAAGTGAAGATCCATACAATGGCGATACATGCTGCGCCAGCTGCAATTGGGCTATTCAATACTGGGAAGAAAGTAGATAGATAAGAAACTGCGGTAATACCGATTGCTAAATTACCAATCCAGTTTGCATGGTAATAAAGAACACCGGTTTGGAAACCGAATGCCGGACCAATTTCACCAGCATAAGCAATAGGGCCACCTTCCTGAGGGTTCTTAGTAGCCAAACGTGCATATACATACGCTAGAGACATTGCACCGATTAATGAAATGATCCAACCAAATATTGCGATGGAACCGAGACTCGCCAGGTTCGCAGGTAATAGTGCAATACCGCTCCCCATCATATTACCAGCTACTACGCCGGTGCAGGCAATTAGCCCGATTTTCTTGCTTGATGACATGGTCAGTTGCTCCTGATTAATTTTCAGAAAAGTCGTATTCACTCATTACCGCAGTTAGGTGTTCGACTTGATGGGATGCATGTTACTGACCAGCAAAATAAAAGTCCTAAAGGTAAAGTTAAATTATCAGCGTGTCCCAAGAAA comes from the Hafnia alvei genome and includes:
- the cadB gene encoding cadaverine/lysine antiporter, producing the protein MSSSKKIGLIACTGVVAGNMMGSGIALLPANLASLGSIAIFGWIISLIGAMSLAYVYARLATKNPQEGGPIAYAGEIGPAFGFQTGVLYYHANWIGNLAIGITAVSYLSTFFPVLNSPIAAGAACIAIVWIFTFVNMLGGTWVSRLTTIGLVLVLIPVIGTAIAGWAWFDPATYHANWNTSGGTDSHAVIKSILLCLWAFVGVESAAVSTGMVKNPSRTVPLATMLGTALAGIVYIAATQVIAGIYPASQMAASGAPFAMSASTMVGGWAAPVVSAFTAFACLTSLGSWMMLVGQAGVRAAKDGNFPKVYGELDKNGIPKKGLLLAAVKMTVLMVLITVMSASGGKASDLFGELTGIAVLLTMLPYFYSCVDLIRFEGANVKNLLSLVASVLGCCFCFIALMGAGSFELSGTFIVSLVILMFYARKMNSRKPQASADSNA
- a CDS encoding lysine decarboxylase CadA, which produces MNIIAILNHMGVYFKEEPIRELHKALEALDFQIVYPNDREDLLKLIDNNARLCGVIFDWDTYNLDLCEEISAMNEHLPVYAFANTHSTLDVSLNDLRLNVEFFEYALGAAQDIAQKIRQSTDAYIDEILPPLTKALFNYVKEGKYTFCTPGHMGGTAFQKSPVGSIFYDFFGANAMKSDISISVGELGSLLDHSGPHKEAEEYIARTFNAERSYMVTNGTSTANKIVGMYSAPAGSTVLIDRNCHKSLTHLMMMSDITPIYFRPTRNAYGILGGIPKSEFQHDTIAERVAQTPNATWPVHAVVTNSTYDGLLYNTDYIKEALDVKSIHFDSAWVPYTNFSPIYKGLCGMSGGRVEGKVIYETQSTHKLLAAFSQASMIHVKGDINEETFNEAYMMHTSTSPHYGIVASTETAAAMMKGNAGKRLINGSIERAIRFRKEIKRLNSESEGWFFDVWQPEGIDEAKCWPLDSKDSWHGFKDIDNDHMYLDPIKVTLLTPGMQKDGSMADTGIPASIVSKYLDEHGIIVEKTGPYNLLFLFSIGIDKTKALSLLRALTEFKRSYDLNLRVKNMLPSLYREDPEFYENMRIQDLAQGIHALIQHHNLPDLMYRAFEVLPTMVMNPHAAFQKELRGQTEEVYLEEMIGKVNANMILPYPPGVPLVMPGEMLTEESRPVLEFLQMLCEIGAHYPGFETDIHGAYRQADGRYTVKVIKDQK